A stretch of DNA from bacterium:
CTACTGGATATTGAGAAAGAACATTATCTTTAGGTTGGTCGCTTTCCTCTGCCCTTATCTCACCCACATTTAGACCTGCATCTGTAATATCTGTTTTTGCCTCGGTAAGGCTTTTTCCCACCACATTAGGAACGGTTTTCATTCCAAGGGTTTTAATGGTAATATCACCCTCTAATGAAACCTCTGCCTCCTCATTTTCATTAACCGGCCTTTCTCCCTCTTTGTCTGAATAGATATAGCCACTTCCTTCCTCAAATCCGCATCGTGTCTTTCCTTCCCAATCAACGAGAAGCCAGACAGTAGTTCCCCTAAGTCCCATAACCGCGGTTGGGGTATAGAATTTTGCCTCACTATCCTTTGTTTTTAGCCTCTCAAACCTCGCCTTTATCCCTCCCATCCACAGCTTAAATCCTGACTTTGTTGTAAGCCCTTTTTCCAAAAGCTCTGTAATATCCATAATTGAATTTTCAGAAAGGGAAATTGTTGAGCCATCAGAGAGCTTAAGCTCTGCTTTGGATGAGAATTTTGTCCTTATCCTATCTCCCATTGTAAGCCTTTGATTAAGCTTTGCCTTTTCCCAAGCATTTTTTCCAGCAAGCAAGGTTTCAACATCTCCTTCAATATAGGAGATTGTAACCTCTCCCTTTTTCTCTCTTATTTCTGCCCATAAATATGGACAAAGAAATACCACACACAAAATAGCTAAAAGATTCTTCATCCTTTTTCCTCCTAAATAAATATTTTATTTAATATAAATTATTCATTCAAAAAATGTCAATAAAAATTTTATCTACAACACATAAAAACTTTACAACATCTGATTGGAAATATTATCCTATAAAAAGATTGGCTGAAAATGAAGATAAGTCATTTTAAATTATCAATGTTTCTTGAGTGTCCTTTAAGGTATAAATTTTATTATATTGATGAACTTAAGGAATATTGCAAACCAAAGCCATATCATAGCATGGGAATATCAATCCATAGTGCCTTAGAGAAATTCTTTTGTCAGGAACAAAGGAGTTTAGATATCCTTCATAACCTCCTTCGCAAAAATTGGGTAAGGGAGGGATATTCATCAAGAAATGAAGAGAGGATGTGGGGGCTTAAAGCCCTAGCTATGCTTAAAGATTTTTATGAGGGTGCAAATGTAGATATTAACCCGGCAATGCTTGAGGCAGAATTTTCTGTTTCTTTTGATTCCTTTACATTAACGGGAAGGATTGATAGGGTAGACAAGATAGAGAAAGGCTATGAGGTGATTGATTATAAAACAGGGGCAGGAATGACAAGGGACGAGGTAGATAAAGACCTTCAGATGACAATATATTCCATAGGATTTTACCATACCCATAAGGTTATTCCACGCAAACTAACATTTCATTTTCTAAAGGATAGCACAAAGATAACAACAACAAGAAGCGAACAAGACATAGAAAATGGGGTATTGTTTATTAAAGAAATAGTAGAAAAAATGAAAGATGAAACAAAATTTTCTCCAAAACCCAATAGATTCTGTGCCTATTGCGATTTCACTATCCTCTGCCCTAGTTTTCAAAAGAACGCATACATAATTTAATCTTTACAAGTGATAGCGAGGGTTGTATAATAAAAAATTATGCGAGGAAAAGAACATCCTATAAATAGCCTTTTAGCTAAATTAAGGGAGATATTTTTAAACCTCTCCTTTGATGAGATAATAAACCCTGTAATTGTTGATGAGAAGGATGTCTTTCTTCAATATGGAAAGGAGGCACCCTTAATCCTTGACAGGGTTTTTTACATTGCAGGCCTGGATAGACCAGAGCTTGGTATTTCAAAGGAAAGGGAGGATAAGATAAAACAAATAATCCCTTTATTTTCAAAATGGAATGAGCTTAAAGCCTTTCTTCGTGAATATAAAGAGGGAAATATAGAGGGGGATGATTTTATTGAGGAATTGGTAAAAAGGCTTGATATAACAGAAAAAGAGGGAATAAGGTTGGTGGATGAATTCTTTGAGCTTAAAAACCTATATCCTATTTCCTATAAGAAGACATTAAGGTCTCATATGACATCAGCGTGGTATCTAACCCTAAGTCATCTTATAAAGACAAAACCCCTTCCAATTAAGCTATTTTCACAAGGATTAAGGTTTAGAAGGGAGCAGAGGCAGGATGAAAGCCATCTATTTGAAAGCACATCATCTTCCTGTGTTGTTGTTGAGGAAGGTTTTGATATAAAAAAAGGAAAAGGGCTTTGTGTGCAAATCTTAGAGGGGATAGGTTTTAAGGATATAGAGTTTAAAACAAAACCCGTAACATCTAATTACTATGAGGAAGGAACGGATACAGAGGTCTTTGCTCATCGTATTGAGGTTGCAAATCTTGGATTTTATTCAAAGGAATCTTTGGCAAATTATGGAATAAACCATCCTGTTTTTAATCTTGGATTTGGTGTTGACAGGTTAGCTGGAATATTAAACAATGAATCTGATTTAAGAAAGCTCCTTTTCTTCCAATTCTATAAGCCTTCCTTTACAGACAAAGAGATTGCAGAGAAATTAGGATGTGAAGAAAGCCCAAGCTATGGAGCACAGATCTCATCCATTATTTTTAGAAAGATAAATGAAGCAAAGGATAATTTAGGACCTTCAGAGGTTTTATGTTATCAAGGAAGATTTTTGGGAAGGGATATAAAGGTCTCTGCATATAATTGGGATTCTGGAAAACCCCTTGTTTCATATGCAGGATTTAATGAAATTTGGGTAAATAATGGTGAAATCTTTGGGCTTCCAAAGGGAGGTTCTTTTAAAGGAGCTGAAGATGTCTATAAAAATGGGATAAACACAGGGTTTATCTTTCTAAAGCTAATAACAGATGGATTTGTTGCAAGGATGGAGAAAGAATTTAAAAAGGGAAAGACAGAGCTAGATGTTAAATTTAAGATTGCCGAGCATCCATCAGATATAAACCTTTCCATACCAAAGGACATTATGGATTATATTACATCAAACAATAAGAGGGTAATCACAAAGGGTCCTTTGTTCTTTGGAATTAGGGCAGAATGAGGAGTCAAGAGTCAGGAGTCAGGAGTCAGGAGTCAGAGGACAAAGTTTTAAATCTTAAATCCGAAATTCGAAATCCGAAATTCGAAATCCGAAATTACAAAGGTGTAATTGAAAGGTATAA
This window harbors:
- a CDS encoding PD-(D/E)XK nuclease family protein is translated as MKISHFKLSMFLECPLRYKFYYIDELKEYCKPKPYHSMGISIHSALEKFFCQEQRSLDILHNLLRKNWVREGYSSRNEERMWGLKALAMLKDFYEGANVDINPAMLEAEFSVSFDSFTLTGRIDRVDKIEKGYEVIDYKTGAGMTRDEVDKDLQMTIYSIGFYHTHKVIPRKLTFHFLKDSTKITTTRSEQDIENGVLFIKEIVEKMKDETKFSPKPNRFCAYCDFTILCPSFQKNAYII
- the sepS gene encoding O-phosphoserine--tRNA ligase, whose protein sequence is MRGKEHPINSLLAKLREIFLNLSFDEIINPVIVDEKDVFLQYGKEAPLILDRVFYIAGLDRPELGISKEREDKIKQIIPLFSKWNELKAFLREYKEGNIEGDDFIEELVKRLDITEKEGIRLVDEFFELKNLYPISYKKTLRSHMTSAWYLTLSHLIKTKPLPIKLFSQGLRFRREQRQDESHLFESTSSSCVVVEEGFDIKKGKGLCVQILEGIGFKDIEFKTKPVTSNYYEEGTDTEVFAHRIEVANLGFYSKESLANYGINHPVFNLGFGVDRLAGILNNESDLRKLLFFQFYKPSFTDKEIAEKLGCEESPSYGAQISSIIFRKINEAKDNLGPSEVLCYQGRFLGRDIKVSAYNWDSGKPLVSYAGFNEIWVNNGEIFGLPKGGSFKGAEDVYKNGINTGFIFLKLITDGFVARMEKEFKKGKTELDVKFKIAEHPSDINLSIPKDIMDYITSNNKRVITKGPLFFGIRAE